The DNA sequence CGCAAGCCAAGGTGAGCTTGCAAAAGATCATCAGCGGGCGGATCTCCTTCAAAACCGGACGCCCCCGTTCCGACTTTGAATGCCTGGTGGAAGCTGCCGACCACTTTGCCGAGGCCCCCCTTTGGATTGACGATTCGGCTTCGCTCTCGATTCTGGAGCTTCGAGGCAAAGCCCGCAGGCTCATGATGGAGCACGGCCTGGACCTCATCGTGGTTGACTACCTGCAGCTTCTAAGCTCGGGGATGAAGACCGAAAACCGAACCCAGGAGGTTTCCGCCATTTCCCGGGGCTTGAAGGCGGTGGCCAAGCAGCTCAACGTCCCCATCCTGGCCCTGTCCCAGCTTTCCCGCCAGCCAGAACGGCGCGGCCAGGACGCCCGACCTCAGCTTTCGGATTTACGCGAGTCCGGCTCCATCGAGCAAGATGCCGACGTGGTGATCTTCATTCACCGCAAAATTGCCCCCAGAGCCGAGGAGGAAAACATGGAGGAATCACGGAAGGCTGAGATCATCATTGCCAAGCAGAGAAACGGCCCCACCGATGCCTTCTTGCTGGTGTACCTGGAACCCTACACGCTGTTCACCGATCCCGAGTTCACCGATGAAGCCGCTAGTCCGTTTTTTTGAGGTCCTCGGCCGCCGGTGGGTGGCGGTTTTCGAGGAAATTGGTCGCTTCTTCTACATCCTCCACAGCACCTTCCTGTGGACCTTCCGCAGGCCCTTTGATGCCCGGGAGTGGGTCCGGCAAATGGTGCGGGTGGGGGTGGATTCGGTGCCGGTGGTGGGTCTGACCGCCCTTTTTACCGGCATGGTTCTGGCCTTGCAAACCTACCGGGGCTTTGCCCGTTTTCACGCCGAAGGGTTCGTGGCTTCGGTGGTTTCCCTTTCCCTCACCCGGGAGCTGGCACCGGTGCTGGCTGCCCTCATGATTGCCGGCCGCATCGGCTCTTCCTTTGCCGCCGAGCTGGGAACCATGAGGGTCACCGAGCAAATAGACGCCCTTTACGCCATGGCTGTGGAGCCCATCCAGTACCTGGTGGTGCCGCGGGTGGGAGCGGCCACAGTGATGCTGCCGTTTCTCGTGGCCTTTGCCGATGGCATTGGGGTTTTTGGTGGGTACGCCGTGGCCGTAGGGCTCATGGGTGCCAACCCCGTGGTTTACTGGGAAAAGACCTTCCAGTACCTGGACCTCAACGACGTGTTTTCGGGGCTCATTAAGGCTGCGGTTTTTGGCCTCATTCTGGCGGTCACCGGCTGCTCCAAGGGCTTCTTCACCGCCGGTGGAGCGGAAGGGGTGGGGCGCTCCACCACTGCTGCCGTAGTTATGGCGTCGCTGGTCATTTTGCTTTCGGATTTTTTCCTCACCAAGATCCTGTTTTAGGGAGGCGGCATGCAAAAGGAAAGCTCAGGAAGCTCGCCTCGCCTCCCCAAGATTGCCGTCATTGACCTTTGGAAATCCTTCTCCGGTAAAGAGGTCCTGCGGGGGGTGAACCTCACCGTGGCCCCTGGCGAATCGTTGGTGATCGTGGGCGGTTCCGGGGCCGGGAAAAGCGTGCTTTTGAAGCATCTCATTGGGCTGGTGCAACCGGATCGCGGGCACGTCATCGTGGACGGCGAGGACCTCGCCTGCGCCGAACCCGAGAGGTGCCTGGCCATCCGCCGCAAGTTCGGCATGTCCTTCCAGGAGGGAGCGCTCTTTGACTCCATGAACGTGTTCGACAACATTGCCTTTCCCCTGCGCCGTCACACCCGCATGAGCGAGGAGGAAATTGCCGAAAGGGTGCGAGAGTGCTTGAGCCTGGTGCACCTTTCGGGCATCGAAAAGAAAATGCCCTCCGAGCTTTCGGGGGGCATGCGGCGAAGGGTGGGGTTTGCCCGGGCCATTGCCCTGAAGCCCGAAATCCTGCTTTTCGACGAACCCAACACCGGCCTGGATCCCATCACCGCAGCGGCCATTGACCGGGTCATCATCGAAATGCGCGACAAGCTGCCGGTGACCATGGTGACCATTACCCACGATATGAACTCGGCCTTTCGCATTGCCGACCGCATTGCCATGCTGCGCGGCGGCAAAATCGTGGCGGTTGCTCCCCCGGAGGAGTTCCGCAAGTTGCCCGATCCTTACGTGCAGAGCTTTTTGGCTGGACAGCCAGTGGAAGAGGAGGTGGCATGAGCCAAACCGCAAAAGTTGGCGCTTTCATGCTGGTGGCGCTGGTCATCTTGGCGGTTTTTATCATCAAAATCGAGGAAATTCCCTTTGGCGCCAAGGCCGGCCGCCAAATGGTGCAGGCGGAATTTCCGTCGGTGGCGGGTCTTGACGAAAAAAGCCCGGTGCGCATTGCCGGTGTGCGGGTGGGGATCGTGGAGAAAATCGAGCTGGCCGGCAGTCGCGCTCGCGTCACGCTTTCCCTGGACCCCCAGGTGCGCTTGCACCAAGGGGCGTGGGCAGAGGTCACGAGCCTGGGCATGCTCGGGGATAAGTACATCGAGCTGCACCCGGGTTCCCCCGAGGCCCCCCAGCTCCCCCCCGGAGTGGTGCTTTCCGGGGAAAGCCCGGTGGCGTTTGACCAGGTCCTCAAAACCGCCGGCGAAATTGGCGGCGACATTAAAGAGGTCACCGCTAGCTTGCGGAAAGCCTTAGGTGGTGAAGCCGGTGCGGCCAAGCTTGAGGAGATCCTGGAAAACATCCGCCAGCTCACGGCCGAGACCCGCAACCTGGTGGCTGCCAACCGCGCTGATGTGGACGCCACCATTGAAAACTTTCGGGCCTTCTCGGCCACCCTCCGGGAGGAGCTCCCCAAGCTTGCAGAAAAGCTCCAGAAGCTTGCCGACAACGTGGATGCGGTGGTGGCCGAAAACCGCAGCAACGTTTCCGACACCATTGCCAACCTCAAGGACCTGTCGGGCAGGCTGCGCACCTCCGCCGACAACTTAAACCAAATCACCACCAAAATCGCCAAGGGGGAAGGGAC is a window from the Thermoanaerobaculum aquaticum genome containing:
- a CDS encoding MlaE family ABC transporter permease; this translates as MKPLVRFFEVLGRRWVAVFEEIGRFFYILHSTFLWTFRRPFDAREWVRQMVRVGVDSVPVVGLTALFTGMVLALQTYRGFARFHAEGFVASVVSLSLTRELAPVLAALMIAGRIGSSFAAELGTMRVTEQIDALYAMAVEPIQYLVVPRVGAATVMLPFLVAFADGIGVFGGYAVAVGLMGANPVVYWEKTFQYLDLNDVFSGLIKAAVFGLILAVTGCSKGFFTAGGAEGVGRSTTAAVVMASLVILLSDFFLTKILF
- a CDS encoding ABC transporter ATP-binding protein encodes the protein MQKESSGSSPRLPKIAVIDLWKSFSGKEVLRGVNLTVAPGESLVIVGGSGAGKSVLLKHLIGLVQPDRGHVIVDGEDLACAEPERCLAIRRKFGMSFQEGALFDSMNVFDNIAFPLRRHTRMSEEEIAERVRECLSLVHLSGIEKKMPSELSGGMRRRVGFARAIALKPEILLFDEPNTGLDPITAAAIDRVIIEMRDKLPVTMVTITHDMNSAFRIADRIAMLRGGKIVAVAPPEEFRKLPDPYVQSFLAGQPVEEEVA
- a CDS encoding MlaD family protein, with amino-acid sequence MSQTAKVGAFMLVALVILAVFIIKIEEIPFGAKAGRQMVQAEFPSVAGLDEKSPVRIAGVRVGIVEKIELAGSRARVTLSLDPQVRLHQGAWAEVTSLGMLGDKYIELHPGSPEAPQLPPGVVLSGESPVAFDQVLKTAGEIGGDIKEVTASLRKALGGEAGAAKLEEILENIRQLTAETRNLVAANRADVDATIENFRAFSATLREELPKLAEKLQKLADNVDAVVAENRSNVSDTIANLKDLSGRLRTSADNLNQITTKIAKGEGTIGKLVNDEETVNNLNSTLKSVESGVQSLKNTIGRAERWRLDVTLRTESLPKADDSRSAFGFDLHTTERRFFRLELVDSPYGRVRNTRETVTTTFPDGHRETYVQEKQKITDASTVNAQIGYHLGNTTVRAGLFESEGGFGLDHALLQNKLKLTLEAYDFNRDIKPPHLRLEGRYFLTPNIFAFAGWDDPRWSARSSLLVGAGITWRDEDLKYLLGTAASFGGK